The genomic region CGTGCTTTTACCGGAGTGGCATCCGTCAACACCCCGGAACGCTGGCAGTTCAGAGTTCAGAGATGTGGTCGACGTTGACGGAGGATGGCGGGTTTGTATTACGACAGAACGCTCGACTCACTTTCCATCTCCAGATTCAGCCACATTGGGAGCTCGCAGTCAATGAATGGACGAACGGCGGTATTGTTTTGACGAGTTGACTGACGCGGTCGTTGACGGGTTGTATTGCTGTCTATGCATCAACGCCGACGGGGCCACTGCGACAGCTAAGCCAGCACTGTCATGGCAAGCTACCTATCTCCCACTGGGTCTGATTTGGCGCAAACTCCATGAGCCTCTAAATCAGCGCGGATGGCGCAGTGCcaggcggaggagaagTTCGCACAACTTTGTGGATCTGGACCAACGACTTGAAAGACCAGGCTCGGTGTCGGATTCGGCATCTGTCGGCCTCTCGTCTTGGTCAAGAGTCGGTCTGAGGGCTGGTCGGCATGTCGATCCCCATCAGAACGTGTTCGACTCACCCTCGCACCTGCACCGTCGCCCCCGTCAGCGTGATTCACAGTGCGCCGCAACCACAGTATTCAAGGTGTCGTAGCCGCTGCTCGGTCCTCAGTGATACTGGACGCGTTAAGGGACCGATGCTGCAATGTCAACATGGGATGGGTCAAGCTGGGCTGGCGGCCGGAAGTACGGCTTGTTTCGGATATGGGCGTTGTGATCATTCAAAAATCGATACGTCCATCGGTGCAAACAGTGCAGGCTAGTGCAGGCAAGTTCACAGGAGGTCTCACCGAAACCTAACATCGTTCAGCATGGATGTTGgtccgcgtcgaggtcagcCAGAGGTGAGTCAGTCACGTCAGTGAACGAACACAGTGACGAACGCGAGCACACGGTGCATCATCGCGAGCTGGTCTTCTTGACCAGCCGGGCCTTCTCCCCCTTGGGCATCTTGTGTTTGCGTTTCTCGCggttctcctccttgagtGCCTTTTTGCGttcctgccgtcagctcgaTTCGTTCTCTTGCTCACCTTCTTAGACTCCTTGTCCTCATGTCGGAACCCGCGCGACTTTTTCTCAAACTCGGCGgcatcgacctcggcttcctcctccgGTTCCCAGTCGGCCCAACGGACACTCTTGCTAGGTCTCCGCTCGGCTGTTCCTTCGGGTGCGGTCGGCTCTTCTGCGTCCGGCGaggcctcgacctcttgCGAGGCGTCAgcctcttcttccttgATGGGCGCAGGAGTCTCTCCCTCGTTCGAggccatctcgccctcgctcgccgccttgccctcattgatgtcgagcttggtgaTGCCGGCGTAGATGAGCGTGTCGCCCTTGCCCGCCTTGAGGATATCAATGTCGCGCTCGGGGTCATACACTTCGCCAAGCGAGCGCGGAATGTAtgacgagaagaagacggcgtcgtcaacctcggccttggcctttgCGTCatccgtctcctcctctgcctcctcctcctccggctCGCGGTCCAGCCATTCGCGCAGAACGTCTAGCAGCCGGTCCTCGCCAGCATCACCCGCCTGGTCGTCCCGACTAAGCCCCACGTTCTCGTCCACGATAAAGCTCCACGCGCGCCGCAAACCAAGTGTCTTGACTGCACCGCCTGAGCGTTTTGTGAAAAAGTCCTCGACGTTGCGGATGTCGCTGCGCAGAAAGTCGAATGCGTTCGGGTGGTCATGCTCGACACTCTGCGACACGTCGATGATGTACAGATGCGAGTCGTGATAGAGGATATTGTACTCGCTCAAGTCGGCGTGCACGAGTTGGCAGTCGTGGTACATGCGGCGCATAGCCACGAGGACCTCGCCATATAGCCGCGCAAGTTTCGAGTTGGAGATATCCGCGTCCTTCAACCGTGGCGAGGCGACACCTTCACGGCCCAAGAACTCCATCACCAAGACGTTGTCGCGCTGCTCAATGACTATTGGGGCACGCACACCACCAGCCACCAGACGGCGAAGGTTACGCAGCTCCTTCTCAGCCCACAGAGACACCATCTTGCGCGCATtccgcgcgctcgagtACCCGCCTGCAAAGCGGTGCTCGCCGACAATGTATTTTTGCCGTGAGCGGAAATTGAGGATCGCCGTGCGGTAGATCTTGACTGCAATGGCAGGCGGGTACGGGTACGGCTCAGACGGTGTATCGGACCCCGGGAAAGCAAGGTACACGttggcctccttgccgGTGCTGACGCACCCCTCGATAACCCCAAAATATCCCCGGTTcacgaggcggaggagcgtGTTGCGTGTCCGGTCGTCGAGAACCTGCTCGTGCGTCGCGCGATCCGCCTTGTCCTTCTGGTTCTGCCGCTCCGCCGCGCTCTTCGGGTTGTGGCCCACGCCCCCTAACAACGCCGGGTTCACGAGCTTCTTGCCCAGGCTTCCCGCCTTGGCTGGCGCGGCCTTGATCGCTCCCGGTGCGTGAGAGTTGCGCGCTGGGAGAGGCTGCGTCCCGCCTCCAGCCGCCGTGTAGGCTTGCCGCACGCGGTTGTACTGCTTTGTAAAGTCTAGCGTCAGCACGTCCAACTCTCAACCCCAGAGACATACCGCCATCGGCGAGCTCCCAGTCCTCGTTCTCGACATCCCAGTTATCGTCATCATAttcctcgtcatcttcaAGCCCGGATTCGTCCTCTGGCCATCCGCCGTGGCTCCGCTCGTCCGCACTGTCGAGGCTCTCCTCAACGCTCGAGCCCTCGCTCTTGTTGTCGCACGGCTCCGCTGCGTCGTCGATGTATCCCTTGCCATCCGGTCTTTGTTGTGGCACCTCCATCTGGCTGTTGACCGCTTCCGGCACAGATTGTTCTGGTGGGTGTGCTTGGCTCATATCTGATGCTGGTGTTGATAGTTGAACGAGTGGAATGGGTGGCAACTCGCAATCTCAACTTTTGTGATCACGTGATCGTGTAATCTAGAAGCGTGGCACCCACGTGAAGTGACATCGTCATTCCTCGTCTATTCCTGTGCTGAGGTGATGCTTGGGCGCTTGGTGCGATGATTCACCCATGATCATGAGACTTGGCTTGACGGCTCTGTTCCGTCCGGCCATCCGAGTGGCCATCCGAGTAATGAGCGTTTCACGCAAGTGCCCAAACAAATGCAGTTACCGCGACATCATGACGTAGATTTGCTCCACGGCCTCACTCATTGGTCAGGCTGCGTCTCCCGCCCCGgtccccccccccccagCTGAGGACCATCAAGGGCCTCGATCAGCCCCACCAACACGCTTCATCTATGCCGGGACTGCACGCACGCGCTTTGGAGGGAGGCTAAGGAAGGAGATCATTTGAGGCCCCTTTGTGGTGCCCTCCTCTTTCTGGTATAAAGCCTTGCCACTCACGCACCACCCCACACACGTCGCACAATGTCGCCCCTCCCAGAGTTTGCTTTTGCTGTCAACCGCAACCCGGCGCTGGCCGGTACGTAGAGGGCTTGCTGTGAGAGGGTGATAACCCCCTTTCCGGtgacgcgccgcgccacaTGCTCCCATGCTGACGGCAGTTGGCCTGCCGatcgtcctcggcatcgtGGGCAACTATGCCAGCTCCGAGATCCGCTCCAAGCGCACCGGCCAAGCGGCCAAGGCGACATGCCCGCCTCACCCGGCCTTCTCCTACGTGAGTATGCGCCGCCGGGATCGGCTGACGCCAGATCTGGATGGCGGCTTCCGGCCTGACCGGCTACGCCGCACACCTGACCGTACGGTCGTTTGACGCTGCCGTGACACCCCAGtccgtcgacgccgcgtcAGACGCCCTCGTTCTTTACTacgcgcagctcggcctccagctcctctGGGAGCCGCTCTTCATCGGCGCCAACCAGAAGCAGGCTGCTCTCGCCAACtctctcgcgctcctcggcacgGCCGTCACCATGGCTATTAAGATGAacgacctcgccaccacACCCATCAGCACTAACTGGTTCACTGTTCCGTACTGCGCGTGGATTGCCTACAGTAAGCACTAAAAAAGGAGGGGCTAACGACAGCGACGTACCTCAACGGTCGTGTCGTTCTGGCTCAGGAGTGAGTGACTTGCCTACCACGCTGACTGTTAGGAAGCACTAAGTGTCGCTGGCCGTGTACTTGTACGAGACTAAGCAGACAGATCATTGTGGTAGCAAATGTCAAGAAGCAGTTCAGATGTCGAGCAAGCAGAGAGGaccgaggtcaaggtcacATTCACCAGCATGACAAGACATGATTGTGGGGCCGAAGAGTCAATTGCGACTTGCCTGTGCGGGGACGGGgtgtggagatggagacggCTGAACTGGCGTGGTGACGGTTGTAGGTGCGAGTGCCATGAGTAATGTCCTGGTCAGTGCAGAGAGAACGCAATgtacgagctcgagcccaCGCCAAGCATCCAGCCTCAAGCGCGGTTTACCTGTACGGGCCCTCTGATGAGTCCCGAGGTGACGCACGGTCCAACCATAGCAGCGACCAAGCAGGGCCCTTGGACACTGTATGATACCTTGGTAGGTGTTGCTGTTAGATCTCCAGCTCCCCAGTGAGCGGGAAAGAGTA from Cutaneotrichosporon cavernicola HIS019 DNA, chromosome: 2 harbors:
- the rio1 gene encoding uncharacterized protein (Belongs to the protein kinase superfamily. RIO-type Ser Thr kinase family) — encoded protein: MSQAHPPEQSVPEAVNSQMEVPQQRPDGKGYIDDAAEPCDNKSEGSSVEESLDSADERSHGGWPEDESGLEDDEEYDDDNWDVENEDWELADGDFTKQYNRVRQAYTAAGGGTQPLPARNSHAPGAIKAAPAKAGSLGKKLVNPALLGGVGHNPKSAAERQNQKDKADRATHEQVLDDRTRNTLLRLVNRGYFGVIEGCVSTGKEANVYLAFPGSDTPSEPYPYPPAIAVKIYRTAILNFRSRQKYIVGEHRFAGGYSSARNARKMVSLWAEKELRNLRRLVAGGVRAPIVIEQRDNVLVMEFLGREGVASPRLKDADISNSKLARLYGEVLVAMRRMYHDCQLVHADLSEYNILYHDSHLYIIDVSQSVEHDHPNAFDFLRSDIRNVEDFFTKRSGGAVKTLGLRRAWSFIVDENVGLSRDDQAGDAGEDRLLDVLREWLDREPEEEEAEEETDDAKAKAEVDDAVFFSSYIPRSLGEVYDPERDIDILKAGKGDTLIYAGITKLDINEGKAASEGEMASNEGETPAPIKEEEADASQEVEASPDAEEPTAPEGTAERRPSKSVRWADWEPEEEAEVDAAEFEKKSRGFRHEDKESKKERKKALKEENREKRKHKMPKGEKARLVKKTSSR
- a CDS encoding uncharacterized protein (TspO/MBR family), which gives rise to MSPLPEFAFAVNRNPALAVGLPIVLGIVGNYASSEIRSKRTGQAAKATCPPHPAFSYIWMAASGLTGYAAHLTVRSFDAAVTPQSVDAASDALVLYYAQLGLQLLWEPLFIGANQKQAALANSLALLGTAVTMAIKMNDLATTPISTNWFTVPYCAWIAYTTYLNGRVVLAQEKH